The Tenebrio molitor chromosome 3, icTenMoli1.1, whole genome shotgun sequence genome contains a region encoding:
- the arm gene encoding armadillo segment polarity protein isoform X1: MSYLQSNQNRPISQGHYQSGPGDLPMPPAKEQTLMWQQNSYLGDSGIHSGAATQVPSLSGKEEEEMDLFDLDQGYSQGFTQDQVDEMNNQLNQTRSQRVRAAMFPETLDEGIEIPSTQFDPSHQTAVQRLSEPSQMLKHAVVNLINYQDDADLATRAIPELIKLLNDEDQVVVSQAAMMVHQLSKKEASRHAIMNSPQMVAALVRAISNSNDLETTKGAVGTLHKLSHHRQGLLAIFKSGGIPALVKLLSSPVESVLFYAITTLHNLLLHQDGSKMAVRLAGGLQKMVALLQRNNVKFLAIVTDCLQILAYGNQESKLIILASQGPIELVRIMRSYDYEKLLWTTSRVLKVLSVCPSNKPAIVEAGGMQALAMHLGNPSGRLVQNCLWTLRNLSDAATKVDGLEGLLSSLVQVLNSQDVHVVTCASGILSNLTCNNQRNKVTVCQVGGVDALVRTIVSAGDREEITEPAVCALRHLTSRHVESEMAQNAVRLNYGIQVIVKLLNPPSRWPLVKAVIGLIRNLALCPANHAPLREHGAIHHLVQLLMRAFQDTQRRASVASGGSQQTSNYADGVRMEEIVEGTVGALHILARESHNRAIIRQQMVIPIFVQLLFNDIENIQRVAAGVLCELAADKEGAEMIEQEGATSPLTELLHSRNEGVATYAAAVLFRMSEDKPQDYKKRLSMELTNSLFREENLWNPDLGMDPDLQDILSPDQPYDTMYTQGPPSVHSNHGGRSYPQQGYDQIPIDMQGLEIGSHGGGNGSTYSPIEAMDVTNTDNFDPIDQLPAPPQDNNQVAAWYDTDL, from the exons TCTCACAAGGACATTATCAAAGCGGTCCCGGCGATTTACCCATGCCACCAGCCAAGGAGCAAACCCTGATGTGGCAACAAAATTCATACTTGGGCGACTCCGGCATCCATTCCGGAGCCGCCACCCAAGTACCATCGTTGAGCGgcaaagaagaagaagaaatggaTCTCTTCGATTTAGATCAAGGTTATTCCCAGGGCTTCACACAAGACCAAGTGGACGAAATGAACAACCAATTAAATCAAACGAGATCCCAAAGAGTTCGAGCTGCTATGTTTCCAGAAACATTAGACGAAGGAATCGAAATACCTTCGACGCAATTCGATCCTAGCCATCAAACAGCCGTTCAGCGACTCTCTGAACCAAGTCAGATGCTGAAACATGCGGTGGTCAATTTAATCAATTATCAAGACGACGCCGATTTAGCGACCCGAGCAATACCAGAATTGATCAAATTGTTGAACGACGAAGATCAAGTAGTGGTTTCGCAAGCTGCCATGATGGTACACCAATTGTCAAAGAAAGAAGCTTCACGACATGCCATCATGAACAGTCCGCAAATGGTGGCCGCTTTAGTGAGAGctatttcaaattcaaacgaCTTAGAAACTACCAAAGGTGCAGTCGGCACTTTGCACAAATTATCACACCATCGCCAAGGTCTCTTGGCCATTTTCAAAAGTGGTGGCATTCCCGCTTTAGTTAAGCTCCTGAGTTCGCCCGTTGAAAGTGTACTCTTTTATGCCATTACAACATTGCACAATTTACTTCTTCATCAAGACGGTTCCAAAATGGCAGTACGTCTCGCTGGTGGTTTACAGAAAATGGTTGCGTTGTTGCAGAGGAACAACGTGAAATTTCTGGCGATCGTCACCGATTGCTTACAGATTTTGGCGTACGGTAATCAAGAAAGCAAATTAATCATTCTCGCGTCACAAGGACCAATAGAACTCGTCAGAATCATGAGGTCTTACGATTACGAGAAGCTACTGTGGACCACCTCACGCGTGTTGAAG GTTTTATCGGTTTGTCCCAGCAACAAACCCGCAATCGTAGAGGCTGGAGGAATGCAGGCCCTCGCCATGCACTTGGGCAATCCGAGCGGCCGACTGGTCCAGAACTGTCTGTGGACTTTACGTAATTTATCCGATGCTGCAACCAAAGTTGACGGTTTGGAAGGCTTGCTCAGTTCGCTAGTGCAAGTTCTAAACTCCCAAGACGTTCACGTGGTCACTTGCGCCTCAGGAATCCTATCCAATCTGACGTGCAACAATCAACGTAACAAAGTCACCGTCTGCCAAGTGGGCGGCGTTGATGCTCTCGTACGCACAATTGTGAGCGCTGGAGATCGCGAGGAGATCACGGAACCCGCAGTTTGTGCCTTGCGACATCTAACATCAAGACATGTGGAATCAGAAATGGCACAGAATGCAGTCAGGTTGAATTACGGCATTCAGGTCATCGTGAAATTGTTAAATCCGCCGTCGCGTTGGCCCCTAGTCAAGGCCGTCATTGGTCTTATTAGAAACCTGGCGTTGTGTCCAGCCAATCATGCCCCACTAAGGGAACACGGCGCTATACATCATCTCGTGCAGTTGCTCATGAGGGCTTTCCAGGATACCCAAAGA AGGGCAAGTGTGGCTAGCGGAGGTAGTCAACAAACGTCCAATTATGCAGATGGTGTAAGAATGGAAGAAATTGTCGAAGGAACCGTCGGTGCTCTGCACATATTAGCCCGAGAATCCCACAATAGAGCGATCATTCGACAACAGATGGTTATTCCCATATTTGTTCAATTGCTATTCAATGACATTGAAAACATCCAGCGTGTAGCCGCTGGTGTTCTCTGTGAACTGGCAGCTGACAAAGAAGGCGCAGAAATGATAGAGCAAGAAGGGGCCACTTCACCACTGACAGAACTGTTACATTCACGAAACGAAG GAGTGGCAACATATGCGGCAGCCGTATTGTTTAGAATGAGCGAAGATAAACCACAAGATTATAAAAAACGATTGTCCATGGAGTTGACCAACTCTTTATTCCGAGAGGAGAATTTGTGGAACCCGGATCTGGGGATGGATCCTGACTTGCAG GACATTTTGAGTCCTGACCAACCGTATGACACTATGTATACCCAGGGACCACCTAGCGTGCACAGCAATCACGGTGGACGGTCGTACCCCCAACAAG GCTATGACCAGATACCAATAGACATGCAAGGTCTAGAGATCGGTTCCCACGGTGGCGGCAACGGATCAACTTACAGCCCAATAGAAGCCATGGACGTAACCAACACAGACAACTTTGACCCAATTGATCAATTACCCGCACCTCCCCAAGACAACAATCAAGTTGCAGCATGGTACGACACAGACCTATAA
- the arm gene encoding armadillo segment polarity protein isoform X2: MSYLQSNQNRPISQGHYQSGPGDLPMPPAKEQTLMWQQNSYLGDSGIHSGAATQVPSLSGKEEEEMDLFDLDQGYSQGFTQDQVDEMNNQLNQTRSQRVRAAMFPETLDEGIEIPSTQFDPSHQTAVQRLSEPSQMLKHAVVNLINYQDDADLATRAIPELIKLLNDEDQVVVSQAAMMVHQLSKKEASRHAIMNSPQMVAALVRAISNSNDLETTKGAVGTLHKLSHHRQGLLAIFKSGGIPALVKLLSSPVESVLFYAITTLHNLLLHQDGSKMAVRLAGGLQKMVALLQRNNVKFLAIVTDCLQILAYGNQESKLIILASQGPIELVRIMRSYDYEKLLWTTSRVLKVLSVCPSNKPAIVEAGGMQALAMHLGNPSGRLVQNCLWTLRNLSDAATKVDGLEGLLSSLVQVLNSQDVHVVTCASGILSNLTCNNQRNKVTVCQVGGVDALVRTIVSAGDREEITEPAVCALRHLTSRHVESEMAQNAVRLNYGIQVIVKLLNPPSRWPLVKAVIGLIRNLALCPANHAPLREHGAIHHLVQLLMRAFQDTQRRASVASGGSQQTSNYADGVRMEEIVEGTVGALHILARESHNRAIIRQQMVIPIFVQLLFNDIENIQRVAAGVLCELAADKEGAEMIEQEGATSPLTELLHSRNEGVATYAAAVLFRMSEDKPQDYKKRLSMELTNSLFREENLWNPDLGMDPDLQAMTRYQ, from the exons TCTCACAAGGACATTATCAAAGCGGTCCCGGCGATTTACCCATGCCACCAGCCAAGGAGCAAACCCTGATGTGGCAACAAAATTCATACTTGGGCGACTCCGGCATCCATTCCGGAGCCGCCACCCAAGTACCATCGTTGAGCGgcaaagaagaagaagaaatggaTCTCTTCGATTTAGATCAAGGTTATTCCCAGGGCTTCACACAAGACCAAGTGGACGAAATGAACAACCAATTAAATCAAACGAGATCCCAAAGAGTTCGAGCTGCTATGTTTCCAGAAACATTAGACGAAGGAATCGAAATACCTTCGACGCAATTCGATCCTAGCCATCAAACAGCCGTTCAGCGACTCTCTGAACCAAGTCAGATGCTGAAACATGCGGTGGTCAATTTAATCAATTATCAAGACGACGCCGATTTAGCGACCCGAGCAATACCAGAATTGATCAAATTGTTGAACGACGAAGATCAAGTAGTGGTTTCGCAAGCTGCCATGATGGTACACCAATTGTCAAAGAAAGAAGCTTCACGACATGCCATCATGAACAGTCCGCAAATGGTGGCCGCTTTAGTGAGAGctatttcaaattcaaacgaCTTAGAAACTACCAAAGGTGCAGTCGGCACTTTGCACAAATTATCACACCATCGCCAAGGTCTCTTGGCCATTTTCAAAAGTGGTGGCATTCCCGCTTTAGTTAAGCTCCTGAGTTCGCCCGTTGAAAGTGTACTCTTTTATGCCATTACAACATTGCACAATTTACTTCTTCATCAAGACGGTTCCAAAATGGCAGTACGTCTCGCTGGTGGTTTACAGAAAATGGTTGCGTTGTTGCAGAGGAACAACGTGAAATTTCTGGCGATCGTCACCGATTGCTTACAGATTTTGGCGTACGGTAATCAAGAAAGCAAATTAATCATTCTCGCGTCACAAGGACCAATAGAACTCGTCAGAATCATGAGGTCTTACGATTACGAGAAGCTACTGTGGACCACCTCACGCGTGTTGAAG GTTTTATCGGTTTGTCCCAGCAACAAACCCGCAATCGTAGAGGCTGGAGGAATGCAGGCCCTCGCCATGCACTTGGGCAATCCGAGCGGCCGACTGGTCCAGAACTGTCTGTGGACTTTACGTAATTTATCCGATGCTGCAACCAAAGTTGACGGTTTGGAAGGCTTGCTCAGTTCGCTAGTGCAAGTTCTAAACTCCCAAGACGTTCACGTGGTCACTTGCGCCTCAGGAATCCTATCCAATCTGACGTGCAACAATCAACGTAACAAAGTCACCGTCTGCCAAGTGGGCGGCGTTGATGCTCTCGTACGCACAATTGTGAGCGCTGGAGATCGCGAGGAGATCACGGAACCCGCAGTTTGTGCCTTGCGACATCTAACATCAAGACATGTGGAATCAGAAATGGCACAGAATGCAGTCAGGTTGAATTACGGCATTCAGGTCATCGTGAAATTGTTAAATCCGCCGTCGCGTTGGCCCCTAGTCAAGGCCGTCATTGGTCTTATTAGAAACCTGGCGTTGTGTCCAGCCAATCATGCCCCACTAAGGGAACACGGCGCTATACATCATCTCGTGCAGTTGCTCATGAGGGCTTTCCAGGATACCCAAAGA AGGGCAAGTGTGGCTAGCGGAGGTAGTCAACAAACGTCCAATTATGCAGATGGTGTAAGAATGGAAGAAATTGTCGAAGGAACCGTCGGTGCTCTGCACATATTAGCCCGAGAATCCCACAATAGAGCGATCATTCGACAACAGATGGTTATTCCCATATTTGTTCAATTGCTATTCAATGACATTGAAAACATCCAGCGTGTAGCCGCTGGTGTTCTCTGTGAACTGGCAGCTGACAAAGAAGGCGCAGAAATGATAGAGCAAGAAGGGGCCACTTCACCACTGACAGAACTGTTACATTCACGAAACGAAG GAGTGGCAACATATGCGGCAGCCGTATTGTTTAGAATGAGCGAAGATAAACCACAAGATTATAAAAAACGATTGTCCATGGAGTTGACCAACTCTTTATTCCGAGAGGAGAATTTGTGGAACCCGGATCTGGGGATGGATCCTGACTTGCAG GCTATGACCAGATACCAATAG